A DNA window from Tenuifilaceae bacterium CYCD contains the following coding sequences:
- a CDS encoding glycosyl transferase family 2 gives MPSIFKPFVVEEIIRNSKPYEIILSVILLVTLLIQVYYYFGIFLKVASNKRSKGKLADKKNQPPVSIVICARNEEENLKLFLPKVLEQKYSDFEVIVVNDCSSDNSDMLLDNLQKQYPNLKVSTIKEDEKFSHNKKLALTVGIKAAKNEWLLLTDADCIPQSDMWLATMAENFNDSTDVVLGYGGYLSEKGLLNKLIRFDTMMIAMNYLGFAMKGKPYMGVGRNLAYRRSLFFKNRGFASHSQIESGDDDLFVREVAHKGNTAVEFRHDAQTLSVPRKSYSTWIRQKQRHTSTSKYYSTGIKTLLGLEPASRLLFFLSAIALIALLYFPYIVASIVVVRLIIELSIIKAVMKRLNEKKLLLISLLWDFYSLYFYSKLLLLNSVSSKKTKWR, from the coding sequence TTGCCTAGTATTTTTAAGCCTTTTGTTGTGGAAGAAATAATCAGAAATTCAAAGCCTTACGAAATAATTCTTTCCGTAATTTTGTTAGTTACACTGCTAATTCAGGTTTACTACTACTTTGGAATTTTCCTTAAGGTTGCTAGTAATAAAAGAAGTAAAGGAAAACTAGCCGATAAAAAAAATCAGCCCCCAGTATCAATAGTTATCTGTGCTCGCAACGAGGAGGAAAATCTAAAACTATTCTTACCCAAAGTTTTGGAGCAAAAATATTCCGATTTTGAAGTAATTGTAGTAAACGATTGCTCCTCAGACAACTCGGATATGCTTCTCGATAACCTCCAGAAGCAATACCCAAACTTAAAAGTTTCCACCATTAAGGAGGATGAGAAATTTTCGCATAATAAAAAACTGGCGCTAACCGTTGGTATAAAAGCAGCTAAAAATGAGTGGTTGCTGTTAACCGATGCCGACTGTATTCCACAAAGTGATATGTGGCTTGCTACTATGGCTGAAAACTTTAATGATAGTACCGATGTAGTTTTAGGTTACGGTGGTTATCTCTCCGAAAAAGGTTTGCTTAACAAACTGATTCGTTTTGATACCATGATGATAGCCATGAACTACTTAGGATTTGCCATGAAAGGGAAGCCTTATATGGGAGTAGGACGCAACTTAGCTTATCGCCGCAGTTTGTTTTTCAAGAACCGGGGCTTTGCATCGCATAGCCAAATAGAATCAGGCGACGATGATCTTTTTGTTAGAGAAGTTGCACACAAAGGAAATACTGCGGTTGAGTTCAGGCACGATGCACAAACCCTTTCTGTACCCAGAAAAAGTTACTCTACATGGATCCGGCAGAAACAACGTCACACTTCTACTTCAAAGTATTACAGTACTGGAATAAAAACGCTACTTGGACTGGAACCTGCATCTAGGCTACTATTTTTTCTAAGCGCAATTGCACTTATTGCATTGCTATATTTCCCGTATATTGTTGCTTCAATTGTAGTGGTACGGCTAATTATTGAACTTTCGATAATTAAAGCTGTTATGAAAAGACTGAACGAAAAGAAATTATTGTTAATTTCGCTTTTGTGGGATTTTTATTCGTTATATTTTTACAGCAAACTATTATTACTTAATAGTGTTTCTAGTAAAAAAACAAAATGGAGATAG
- a CDS encoding DNA-directed RNA polymerase sigma-70 factor, with the protein MEIASDNLSEKAKYDLTLVEKAINGDQKAYSELLDRYRDAIYFMLLKMVNNKSDAEDLTLEAFGKAFKNIHQYTPNFAFSTWLFKIATNNCIDFIRKRKANIISIDQNVDDQEGSYIPPTAMLSSGNPDPEENLIKEQNIKLVQEIVSKLKPRYRKLIELRYFKEYSYEEIADELNLPLGTVKAQLFRARELLFNILNNLPPHH; encoded by the coding sequence ATGGAGATAGCATCAGACAACCTGTCGGAAAAAGCCAAATACGACCTCACCTTAGTGGAAAAAGCCATTAATGGTGATCAAAAAGCATATTCCGAATTGTTAGATAGGTATCGGGATGCCATCTACTTTATGCTCCTAAAAATGGTGAATAACAAAAGCGATGCGGAGGATTTAACCCTTGAAGCCTTTGGCAAAGCATTCAAAAACATTCATCAGTATACGCCTAATTTCGCGTTCAGCACCTGGCTATTTAAAATTGCCACCAATAACTGTATCGATTTCATTAGGAAGCGCAAAGCAAATATAATCTCCATCGATCAGAACGTTGATGACCAAGAAGGATCTTACATACCGCCCACGGCAATGCTTTCTTCAGGAAATCCTGATCCGGAGGAAAACCTTATTAAGGAGCAAAACATTAAATTGGTACAGGAGATTGTATCAAAATTAAAACCGCGCTACCGCAAGTTAATTGAACTTCGATATTTTAAGGAGTACTCCTACGAGGAAATTGCCGATGAACTCAACCTTCCGCTGGGCACCGTAAAAGCACAACTATTCAGAGCAAGGGAATTGCTATTCAATATTTTAAACAATCTACCACCACACCATTAA
- the rsmG gene encoding ribosomal RNA small subunit methyltransferase G, translating into MEAILNYFPELSQTQRAQIQELDKLYKHWNTQINVISRKDIDNIMVHHVLHSMSIAKIINFMRGTRIMDIGTGGGFPGIPLAIMFPQCQFTLVDSVGKKTIVAQEVATALNLNNVNVIKTRAEDFPEKFDFVVSRAVAPIPQLINWTKKNVKQGGANSLPNGMIFLKGGDISDELKPYRNICEKWNIQNFFEEEYFEEKYIIYIPA; encoded by the coding sequence ATGGAAGCAATACTAAACTATTTTCCCGAACTAAGCCAAACACAACGCGCTCAAATTCAGGAATTGGATAAACTGTACAAACATTGGAATACTCAAATAAACGTGATATCGCGTAAAGATATCGACAATATTATGGTTCACCATGTGCTCCACTCGATGTCCATTGCTAAAATTATAAACTTTATGCGCGGAACACGCATAATGGATATTGGTACAGGTGGCGGTTTCCCCGGCATTCCTTTGGCAATAATGTTCCCCCAATGCCAATTTACGCTAGTTGACTCCGTTGGAAAAAAAACGATTGTTGCTCAAGAGGTTGCCACGGCTCTTAATTTAAACAATGTCAACGTTATTAAAACCCGAGCCGAAGATTTTCCCGAAAAGTTCGATTTTGTAGTAAGCCGGGCTGTGGCTCCTATCCCTCAACTCATAAACTGGACAAAAAAAAATGTGAAACAAGGAGGAGCCAACTCTCTTCCCAATGGAATGATATTCCTAAAGGGTGGCGATATATCCGACGAGCTAAAACCTTACAGGAATATCTGTGAAAAATGGAATATCCAAAACTTCTTTGAGGAAGAATATTTCGAGGAAAAGTATATCATATATATACCGGCTTAA
- the mqnC-2 gene encoding aminodeoxyfutalosine synthase, which translates to MDNSLTNYLSESKQGELFKSIVDKVIANQRITEEEAINLYEKAELGLLAQLSNLVCSRKNGNRIYFNKNFHIEPTNLCIYNCKFCSYHKGVNDPQSWELSKNEIIDAAKKYIGKDVTEVHVTGGVHPKWNLDYYCEIVQSIKKVLPNIHVKAYSAVELEYVIKKAKLSYREGLRKLKLAGLGSIPGGGAEIFDPEVREKISNDKASGKSWLEIHEAAHLEGLFSNATMLYGHIESYKHRVDHMAAIRNLQDKTHGFNCFIPLKFRSENNPLSYLGEVNLTEDLRNFAVSRIFLDNITHIKAYWPMLGKENIQLAIAFGIDDIDGTIDDTTKIYSMAGAEDQKPKMTVDVLTQIVRNAGKIPAERDSLYNPIREY; encoded by the coding sequence ATGGATAATTCATTAACAAACTATCTTTCCGAATCCAAACAAGGAGAATTGTTTAAATCTATTGTAGACAAGGTTATAGCAAACCAGAGAATTACAGAAGAAGAAGCAATAAACCTTTACGAAAAAGCAGAACTTGGCTTGCTAGCCCAACTCTCCAATTTGGTTTGTTCCCGTAAAAATGGGAATCGAATTTACTTTAATAAGAACTTTCATATAGAGCCGACCAACCTCTGCATATACAACTGTAAATTTTGCTCCTATCACAAAGGGGTTAACGATCCCCAAAGTTGGGAACTGAGCAAGAATGAAATTATTGATGCCGCAAAAAAATACATCGGGAAAGATGTAACCGAAGTGCATGTTACAGGAGGTGTTCACCCTAAATGGAATCTGGATTACTACTGTGAGATAGTGCAGAGCATCAAAAAAGTTCTTCCGAATATACATGTCAAAGCTTACTCCGCCGTTGAATTGGAATACGTTATCAAAAAGGCCAAGTTATCGTACCGCGAAGGATTACGCAAGCTGAAATTGGCTGGACTGGGGTCAATTCCGGGTGGTGGTGCCGAAATTTTCGATCCTGAAGTTCGCGAGAAAATTAGTAACGACAAGGCATCCGGTAAGTCATGGTTGGAAATACATGAAGCAGCACACCTCGAAGGCCTTTTTTCTAATGCTACAATGCTCTATGGACATATAGAAAGCTATAAGCATAGAGTAGATCACATGGCTGCAATTCGAAATTTACAGGACAAAACCCATGGCTTTAACTGTTTTATTCCGCTTAAATTCAGATCCGAAAATAATCCTTTAAGCTACCTAGGAGAGGTAAATCTAACAGAAGATCTCCGCAACTTTGCTGTTTCCAGAATATTCTTAGACAACATTACACATATCAAAGCATACTGGCCCATGCTAGGAAAAGAAAACATCCAATTGGCCATTGCATTCGGAATCGACGATATAGATGGAACAATAGATGACACCACTAAAATATACTCCATGGCCGGTGCCGAGGATCAAAAACCCAAAATGACAGTTGATGTGCTAACACAAATAGTTCGGAATGCTGGTAAAATTCCTGCGGAAAGAGATTCGCTCTATAACCCAATTCGGGAATACTAA
- a CDS encoding penicillin-binding protein: MEKIKALLVRLVQNPYIKTVLIAMGIFFSFLILLMIYLNVYTRHNQSFPIPDFRGKSLTELRELAEDENIRVEISDSVYIFNRKPGSVIDQNPEPGTHVKKNRRVFITINATNPVKVEVPNVVGYTMRQAKAILEQQGLEVGTLSFRPDLGVNNVLDQRFEGKTIESGAMIPKGSKLNLVLGMGMYGEKTGLPLLIGLKLNDAQNRIIEASLNIGKIRFDETIIDYKDSLDARVYSQYPAYSEPNAIGFGTKVDIWLTLNQSRIPKIERASIDSLYNEEASEDDVIE, encoded by the coding sequence ATGGAAAAAATTAAGGCTTTGCTTGTAAGACTTGTTCAGAACCCATACATTAAAACAGTTCTTATCGCTATGGGAATCTTCTTTTCCTTCCTGATTTTACTTATGATATACCTAAATGTATATACCCGCCACAATCAAAGTTTTCCAATACCCGATTTCAGAGGAAAATCATTGACTGAACTCAGAGAATTAGCTGAAGATGAAAATATAAGAGTAGAAATATCTGATTCTGTATACATATTTAATCGCAAGCCCGGCAGCGTGATCGATCAGAATCCCGAACCGGGCACTCATGTTAAAAAGAATCGTAGAGTTTTTATCACAATAAACGCCACAAACCCAGTAAAAGTTGAAGTTCCTAATGTTGTGGGGTATACAATGCGTCAGGCTAAGGCAATACTCGAACAACAAGGCTTAGAGGTTGGGACACTATCGTTTCGTCCGGATTTAGGGGTTAACAACGTTCTTGATCAACGGTTTGAAGGAAAAACAATAGAATCGGGTGCTATGATTCCAAAGGGTTCGAAACTAAATTTAGTCCTTGGAATGGGAATGTACGGCGAGAAAACTGGGCTACCTTTACTAATCGGTTTAAAACTAAATGATGCACAGAACAGAATCATTGAGGCATCGTTGAATATTGGAAAAATTAGGTTCGATGAAACAATAATCGACTACAAAGATTCGTTAGATGCAAGGGTTTATAGCCAATACCCTGCATACTCTGAGCCTAATGCCATTGGCTTTGGAACAAAGGTTGATATTTGGCTTACCTTAAATCAGTCGAGAATCCCAAAAATTGAACGTGCTTCAATCGATTCATTGTATAACGAGGAGGCATCGGAGGATGATGTTATTGAATAA
- a CDS encoding pseudouridine synthase — MIDDNLQNLDEDIDESTEGQSELYEHFRIEVDKGQAPIRIDKFLTDKIRNVSRNRVQSAADAGNILVNGKAIKSSYKVKSLDSISIVLAYPPREVDVKAENIPISVIYEDDELLLVDKPAGMVVHPAHGNYTGTLVNALLYHLKDVPLFSTGEVRPGLVHRIDKNTSGILVIAKTELSMNRLAKQFFDRTTSRKYIALVWGDMETESGTITGHIGRSIRDRKKMQVFPDGEQGKHAVTHWKVIERYGSVTLIECKLETGRTHQIRAHLEYIKHPLFSDEVYGGDKILKGNLTTKYKQFVENCFEICPRHALHAQTLGFTHPTSGKEMNFESPLPNDMSTLIEKWRKYSENINQ, encoded by the coding sequence ATGATTGATGACAATCTACAGAATTTAGATGAAGATATAGACGAGTCGACCGAGGGGCAATCGGAGCTGTATGAGCATTTTCGCATCGAGGTCGATAAGGGTCAAGCACCAATTAGAATTGATAAATTTCTTACCGATAAAATCCGAAACGTAAGCCGTAACAGGGTTCAATCGGCTGCCGATGCTGGGAATATTCTGGTTAATGGCAAGGCCATTAAATCTTCTTACAAAGTAAAATCGCTCGATTCCATATCGATTGTACTGGCATACCCACCTCGTGAGGTGGATGTTAAGGCCGAGAATATTCCTATCAGCGTAATTTACGAGGATGATGAACTGCTTTTAGTTGATAAACCCGCAGGAATGGTGGTTCATCCTGCGCACGGCAACTACACAGGAACGCTAGTAAATGCTCTGCTTTACCACTTAAAGGATGTGCCACTATTCAGCACCGGTGAGGTTCGCCCAGGGTTGGTTCATCGTATCGATAAGAATACCTCAGGAATTTTGGTAATAGCCAAAACCGAACTGTCGATGAACAGGCTTGCCAAACAGTTCTTCGACCGTACTACATCGCGGAAGTACATTGCGCTGGTTTGGGGCGATATGGAAACGGAATCGGGCACAATTACAGGTCATATTGGCCGTAGCATTCGCGACCGCAAAAAGATGCAGGTATTCCCCGATGGCGAACAGGGCAAACACGCCGTTACCCACTGGAAAGTGATTGAGCGGTATGGTTCCGTGACTTTAATTGAGTGCAAACTGGAAACAGGACGCACCCACCAAATTCGCGCTCATTTGGAGTATATTAAGCATCCGCTTTTCAGTGATGAGGTTTACGGAGGTGATAAAATTCTGAAAGGAAACCTGACCACAAAATACAAGCAGTTTGTAGAAAATTGCTTCGAGATCTGTCCCCGCCACGCGTTACACGCGCAAACACTAGGATTTACACATCCCACATCGGGCAAGGAGATGAACTTTGAATCGCCACTTCCCAACGATATGAGTACTCTAATTGAGAAATGGAGAAAATACTCCGAAAATATTAATCAGTAA
- a CDS encoding Rrf2 family transcriptional regulator has translation MLSNKTRYAILALTKLSAEYGKGAIQIGDIAEAERIPKRFLENILLELKNMGLLGSKLGKNGGYFLLKDPSSINLAEIVRHFEGTIAMLYCVSEKAYQPCDLCKNEDSCRIKSTFKIIRDNTFEILSNTTFRDLVEDK, from the coding sequence ATGTTATCGAATAAAACAAGATACGCCATCCTTGCCCTTACTAAGTTATCGGCAGAATATGGCAAAGGCGCAATACAAATTGGCGATATTGCTGAAGCGGAAAGAATCCCTAAACGATTCCTAGAAAATATACTTCTGGAACTCAAAAATATGGGTTTGCTTGGAAGTAAATTGGGTAAAAATGGAGGTTACTTTTTACTCAAAGACCCGTCTTCCATAAATCTAGCTGAAATTGTTCGTCATTTTGAGGGTACTATTGCAATGCTTTACTGCGTTTCCGAAAAAGCATACCAACCCTGCGACTTGTGTAAAAATGAGGATAGTTGTAGGATTAAATCAACATTCAAAATAATTAGAGATAATACATTTGAGATATTGTCTAATACAACATTTAGGGATTTAGTGGAAGATAAATAA
- a CDS encoding phosphate ABC transporter substrate-binding protein PstS has product MKKILALALAVTMIVAPFSQKKSVAQEKLKGEITLSGAFALYPLAVKWAEEFKKLHPDVKIDISAGGAGKGMTDVLNGMVDIGMVSREIYPEEAKKGAFGFAVAKDAVVPVVNANNPIIADILAQGLKPEIANHIWITGKVKVWNQAFTSKVKAPIHVYTRSDACGAAEVWAKFFGKKQEDLLGSGVYGDPGLALAVKKDQLGIGFNNIGYAYDYKTKQQVAGIRVLPIDLNKNGKIDEDENFYDSMDKLIAAIAAGKYPSPPARELYFVTKKQPQKKVVVEFIRWILSEGQKYVLETGYINLPKEKVLVEIKKL; this is encoded by the coding sequence ATGAAGAAGATATTAGCTTTAGCATTAGCCGTAACTATGATTGTTGCGCCTTTTAGTCAGAAAAAATCTGTTGCACAGGAAAAATTAAAAGGCGAAATAACCCTATCGGGCGCATTTGCACTTTACCCCTTGGCGGTAAAGTGGGCCGAGGAGTTCAAAAAACTTCACCCCGATGTTAAAATTGATATCTCGGCAGGTGGCGCAGGAAAAGGAATGACCGATGTTCTGAATGGAATGGTGGATATTGGAATGGTTTCGCGCGAGATTTATCCTGAGGAGGCAAAGAAAGGTGCGTTTGGATTTGCGGTTGCAAAAGATGCTGTAGTACCTGTTGTAAACGCCAATAATCCTATTATTGCCGATATTCTTGCACAAGGACTAAAACCCGAAATTGCCAATCACATTTGGATTACAGGTAAAGTAAAAGTTTGGAATCAAGCATTTACCTCCAAAGTTAAAGCGCCAATTCACGTTTACACCCGTTCCGATGCTTGTGGTGCTGCTGAGGTTTGGGCAAAATTTTTTGGAAAAAAACAGGAAGATTTACTTGGCAGCGGAGTTTATGGCGACCCAGGATTAGCACTAGCGGTAAAAAAAGACCAACTGGGAATTGGGTTCAACAACATTGGTTATGCCTACGATTACAAAACCAAACAGCAGGTAGCCGGAATTAGAGTTTTACCAATTGACTTGAATAAAAACGGGAAAATAGATGAGGATGAAAATTTCTACGACTCAATGGACAAACTAATTGCGGCAATTGCAGCGGGGAAGTATCCATCGCCACCAGCCCGTGAACTGTACTTTGTAACAAAAAAACAGCCTCAAAAAAAGGTGGTTGTCGAATTCATCAGGTGGATATTGTCCGAAGGACAAAAGTATGTGCTCGAAACAGGATACATCAACCTACCCAAGGAGAAAGTTTTGGTAGAGATTAAGAAATTATGA
- the pstC gene encoding phosphate ABC transporter permease subunit PstC has translation MRRLKYRLLKEKIARHYMLGLTILCLTILFVIGLVLLSKAFPVFRDKDLFKVFFTSGWRPFKGEYGFLTFIFSTLNVTFIAILIALPFSLLTSIYLSEYSTSRIKRIFNPIIDLLSGIPPVIYGVWGTLTVVPLISEKIAPHFVDFSTGYSVLAGGIVLAIMITPLIISITNEVFAAIPKDIREASWSLGATKWETVKKVVLRKSLPGIIAAVVLAISRAFGETIAVLMVCGNVTELPASIFDSCYPLPALIANNYGEMMSLPEYEAALMFSALLLFIIIVIFNAGSRLILNRVSKRYQQ, from the coding sequence ATGAGACGATTAAAATACAGACTTTTAAAGGAAAAGATAGCCCGGCATTATATGCTGGGCTTAACCATTTTATGCCTAACAATCCTTTTTGTTATTGGACTTGTACTACTATCCAAGGCATTTCCGGTTTTTAGGGATAAAGATTTATTTAAGGTTTTCTTCACAAGCGGATGGCGGCCATTCAAAGGCGAATACGGATTCCTTACCTTTATTTTTAGTACACTAAACGTTACATTCATTGCTATTTTAATAGCATTGCCATTCTCGTTGCTCACATCAATATATTTAAGCGAGTACTCAACTAGCAGAATTAAAAGAATTTTCAACCCAATAATCGACCTTTTATCAGGAATACCCCCGGTAATATATGGTGTTTGGGGTACACTCACAGTTGTTCCGCTAATATCAGAAAAGATAGCCCCACATTTTGTCGATTTCTCCACTGGCTATAGCGTTTTGGCAGGTGGAATTGTACTGGCTATAATGATTACTCCGCTGATAATTAGTATTACCAACGAGGTTTTTGCCGCAATCCCCAAAGATATTAGAGAAGCATCGTGGTCGTTGGGTGCTACCAAGTGGGAAACGGTGAAAAAAGTTGTCCTACGAAAATCGTTGCCGGGAATAATTGCGGCTGTTGTTTTGGCAATTTCAAGGGCATTCGGCGAAACAATAGCCGTGCTAATGGTTTGCGGGAATGTAACCGAACTGCCAGCATCAATTTTTGACTCGTGTTACCCTTTACCAGCATTAATTGCAAATAACTATGGCGAGATGATGTCGTTACCCGAATACGAAGCAGCACTTATGTTTTCGGCACTTCTACTTTTTATAATTATAGTCATTTTTAATGCGGGTTCAAGGTTGATTTTAAATAGAGTTAGTAAAAGGTATCAGCAATGA
- the pstA gene encoding phosphate transport system permease protein PstA — translation MRKLEERIFKVLMIISSLVIMSVLLYILWIIIRRGLPSLTWDMVSKVPSGGFYLGKEGGILNAIVGSLYLIFGSVLISTLISLPVALYINFLINKKSRFSSIVRFSFDILFGIPSIVYGAFGFMVMIYLGIQASLLGGIIAVSLLIIPIMVRSIDEVAVYVPKDLIEAPLSLGATKFETLKVVVRQILPGITTAILLAVGRGIGDAATVLFTAGYTDSINLSPAQPAATLPLAIFFQLSSPIEEVQNRAYAAALILTIIILVISFSTRYFGNKLSKSKV, via the coding sequence ATGAGAAAACTAGAAGAAAGAATATTTAAGGTACTGATGATTATATCGTCGCTTGTAATTATGTCGGTACTGCTATATATTTTGTGGATTATTATCCGAAGAGGCTTACCATCCTTAACTTGGGACATGGTTTCGAAAGTTCCGTCGGGTGGATTTTACCTGGGTAAAGAGGGTGGAATTCTTAACGCAATTGTTGGCTCGCTATACTTGATATTTGGCTCTGTGCTAATTAGTACGCTAATAAGTTTACCCGTTGCACTGTATATCAATTTTTTAATCAACAAGAAGTCTAGATTCTCAAGTATTGTTCGATTCTCATTCGATATACTTTTTGGAATTCCATCCATTGTTTATGGAGCCTTTGGTTTTATGGTGATGATATACTTGGGAATACAAGCCTCATTGCTTGGGGGTATAATTGCAGTGTCGTTACTCATAATTCCAATAATGGTTCGCTCAATTGACGAAGTAGCGGTATATGTTCCCAAAGATTTAATTGAAGCACCTCTATCGCTAGGAGCAACAAAATTTGAAACATTGAAAGTGGTTGTTAGGCAAATCCTACCAGGTATAACAACTGCAATTCTATTGGCCGTAGGTAGAGGAATTGGCGATGCCGCCACAGTCCTTTTCACAGCGGGTTACACCGATAGCATTAACCTTTCGCCAGCTCAACCAGCAGCAACCTTGCCATTGGCAATATTTTTTCAACTGAGCAGCCCCATCGAGGAGGTGCAAAACAGAGCTTACGCTGCAGCACTTATCCTAACAATTATAATTCTGGTTATCAGTTTTTCGACCCGATATTTTGGAAATAAACTTTCGAAATCGAAAGTGTAA
- the pstB gene encoding phosphate import ATP-binding protein PstB — protein MKDILNELVVENSTINKNTSNEGNIIPHLSVKDLNVFIEGKHILKNINLEIPDKSITCIIGPSGCGKTTLLRSFNRLHDDSADVKVTGHVWIDNEDIYGSNVEVTHIRKKMGLLAQRPTVLPMDIFDNIAFGPRLYKRHSRRELYRIVKEQLTRVGLWEEVKDRLKSPASKLSIGQQQRLCLARGLAVEPEIILGDEATSALDPISTTTIEELFVKMKEQYSIVLVTHTLRQAKRIADYVAFMYLGELIEFGPADEFFNNPRNELTKGYLEGSFS, from the coding sequence ATGAAAGATATTCTAAACGAATTGGTTGTGGAAAATTCAACAATAAATAAGAATACAAGTAATGAGGGAAATATAATTCCTCATCTTTCAGTCAAAGACCTAAATGTATTTATTGAGGGTAAACATATTTTAAAAAATATCAACTTGGAGATACCCGATAAGAGCATTACGTGTATTATTGGGCCATCGGGGTGCGGAAAAACAACACTGCTCCGTTCCTTCAATCGCCTGCACGATGATTCCGCGGATGTTAAAGTTACAGGTCACGTTTGGATTGATAATGAGGATATATACGGTTCAAATGTTGAAGTTACTCATATTCGAAAAAAAATGGGATTGCTGGCTCAACGTCCAACAGTGCTACCTATGGATATATTCGATAATATTGCATTTGGACCACGCTTGTATAAGCGCCACAGCAGAAGAGAACTTTACAGAATAGTCAAGGAACAACTAACGAGAGTTGGGCTTTGGGAGGAAGTTAAGGATAGGCTTAAATCTCCGGCTAGCAAATTATCGATTGGACAGCAGCAACGTTTATGCCTTGCCAGAGGATTAGCCGTTGAGCCCGAAATAATTCTAGGCGATGAGGCCACATCGGCACTCGACCCAATATCTACAACAACTATCGAGGAGCTGTTTGTTAAAATGAAAGAACAGTATAGCATTGTATTGGTTACGCACACACTACGACAGGCAAAACGTATAGCCGATTATGTGGCCTTTATGTATTTGGGCGAACTTATTGAATTTGGCCCTGCCGATGAGTTTTTTAACAACCCCAGAAACGAACTCACAAAAGGCTACCTCGAAGGTAGTTTTAGCTAA
- the ddl gene encoding D-alanine--D-alanine ligase yields METKLNIAILAGGNSSEANISLKSAAQIAGWLNPDKYNAYTIFIKGTTWLLKHPELGEINVSKDDFSVLINGEKLKFDCALIAIHGTPGENGLLQGYLDLMNIPYTTGGVMNSSVTFNKYYCKELVNNTGVNLAKGILLHRGQRFDTKEIIDCLGLPIFVKPNESGSSYGVSKVKFADDLIPAIENAFKEDKTIILEEFISGREFSSGAFKSGEKEILMPVTEIISMNEFFDYEAKYQNKSKEVTPAEISDNLMKKMQDLSSKIYDRLDCQGIVRVDYIVDNDKVYFLEINTVPGMSEASIIPQQVRAMGGNMRDMFTLVIEDTLKRSKI; encoded by the coding sequence ATGGAAACAAAATTAAACATTGCCATACTTGCAGGGGGAAACTCATCGGAGGCAAATATCTCGCTTAAAAGTGCAGCGCAAATTGCGGGATGGCTCAATCCTGATAAATATAATGCATATACAATCTTCATAAAAGGCACAACTTGGCTGTTAAAACATCCCGAACTAGGCGAAATAAATGTATCGAAGGATGATTTCAGCGTGCTGATTAATGGTGAAAAACTAAAATTCGATTGTGCTCTTATTGCCATTCATGGAACACCTGGAGAAAATGGTTTACTGCAGGGCTATTTGGATCTGATGAATATCCCTTACACAACCGGAGGTGTAATGAACTCGTCGGTTACCTTCAACAAGTACTACTGCAAGGAACTGGTTAACAATACTGGGGTTAACTTGGCAAAAGGAATACTGCTGCATCGAGGCCAAAGGTTTGATACAAAAGAGATTATTGATTGTTTAGGATTACCAATCTTTGTAAAACCCAACGAGAGTGGTAGTAGCTATGGTGTAAGCAAAGTTAAGTTTGCTGATGATTTGATTCCTGCCATCGAAAATGCATTCAAGGAGGATAAAACAATTATTCTGGAAGAGTTCATTTCAGGTAGGGAGTTTTCCAGTGGTGCATTTAAATCGGGAGAGAAGGAGATTTTAATGCCTGTAACCGAAATAATTTCCATGAACGAATTTTTTGATTACGAGGCAAAATACCAGAACAAATCCAAAGAGGTTACACCTGCCGAAATTTCCGACAATCTAATGAAGAAAATGCAAGATCTATCTTCGAAAATATACGACAGACTCGATTGCCAAGGAATTGTCCGCGTTGATTATATAGTGGACAACGACAAGGTATACTTTCTAGAAATAAATACAGTTCCCGGAATGAGCGAGGCAAGCATAATTCCCCAACAGGTTAGGGCCATGGGCGGCAATATGCGCGATATGTTTACACTTGTGATTGAGGATACGCTGAAAAGAAGTAAAATTTAA